One window from the genome of Magnolia sinica isolate HGM2019 chromosome 4, MsV1, whole genome shotgun sequence encodes:
- the LOC131243393 gene encoding cytochrome P450 84A1-like yields MDSSTSPLQQIPLLLLFLLPLLVLFRIFLSKRRNLPFPPGPPPLPIIGNMLMMDQLTHRGLAKLAQRYGGLFHLRLGFLHTVTVSTPEMARQVLQVQDSLFSNRPATIAVKYLTYDRADMAFAHYGPFWRQMRKLCVMKLFSRKRAESWASVRDEVDSTIRAITDKAGSDVDIGEQVFSLTRNIIYRAAFGSTSHEGQDKLVSILQEFSMLMGAFNIGDFIPWLSCIDPQGLNKRMINARQTLDSFIDRIIDDHMKKRKMGCEDGEEDTDMVDDLLAYLAEGGDDKAPADDLEATLKLTRDNIKAIIMDVMFGGTETVASAIEWAMTEMMKRPDELKKVQQELAEVVGLDRMVHGSDLEKLSYLKCAMKETLRLHPPIPLLLHETAEDSEIAGYFIPAGTRVTVNVWAIGRDKTAWKDAEVFKPSRFAKEGAVDFKGNYFELIPFGSGRRSCPGMQLGLYALELAVAQLIHCFNWTLPDGMKPSELDMNDVFGLTTPKAIRLVAIPTPRLHCTTVRQIQISDGHNGD; encoded by the exons atggatTCTTCTACTTCTCCTCTACAACAGATTCCTTTGTTATTGTTATTCCTCCTTCCATTGCTTGTGCTTTTCAGGATCTTCCTATCAAAGCGTCGTAACCTTCCATTCCCACCTGGTCCACCTCCACTTCCCATCATTGGCAACATGCTGATGATGGACCAGCTGACCCACCGTGGCCTAGCAAAGCTGGCTCAACGCTACGGTGGCCTATTCCATCTCCGGCTAGGATTTCTCCACACCGTCACCGTATCGACGCCTGAGATGGCCCGCCAAGTCCTTCAAGTCCAAGACAGCCTCTTTTCAAATCGCCCTGCCACGATCGCTGTCAAATACCTAACCTACGATCGTGCTGACATGGCCTTCGCCCACTACGGCCCGTTCTGGCGCCAGATGCGTAAGCTGTGTGTTATGAAGCTCTTCAGCCGCAAGCGGGCCGAGTCATGGGCATCGGTCCGTGATGAAGTCGATTCGACCATCCGAGCCATCACCGATAAGGCTGGCTCAGACGTCGATATCGGCGAGCAAGTGTTCTCTCTCACCCGTAATATAATATATCGGGCCGCTTTCGGGTCCACCTCTCATGAAGGCCAAGATAAACTTGTGAGCATCTTGCAAGAATTCTCAATGCTCATGGGTGCTTTCAATATAGGTGATTTCATCCCTTGGCTCAGCTGTATTGACCCACAAGGCCTTAACAAGAGAATGATCAATGCTCGGCAGACGCTCGATAGCTTCATCGACAGGATCATCGACGATCACATGAAGAAGCGGAAGATGGGCTGCGAGGATGGTGAGGAAGATACTGATATGGTTGATGATCTGCTGGCTTACCTCGCCGAGGGTGGCGATGATAAAGCCCCAGCAGACGATCTTGAGGCTACCTTGAAGCTCACTAGAGATAACATCAAGGCCATCATCATG GATGTAATGTTCGGAGGAACCGAAACTGTCGCTTCGGCAATCGAGTGGGCCATGACAGAGATGATGAAGCGCCCAGATGAGCTCAAAAAGGTGCAACAGGAGCTGGCTGAGGTAGTGGGCTTGGACAGGATGGTGCACGGGAGCGACCTAGAGAAGCTATCATATCTAAAATGTGCCATGAAGGAAACACTACGTCTCCACCCACCTATCCCTCTCCTCCTCCACGAGACTGCCGAGGACAGCGAGATTGCTGGATACTTCATCCCTGCCGGAACACGCGTGACTGTTAACGTGTGGGCCATCGGACGGGACAAGACAGCATGGAAGGACGCCGAGGTGTTCAAGCCGTCGAGGTTCGCCAAAGAAGGCGCCGTCGATTTCAAAGGCAATTACTTTGAGCTGATACCGTTCGGATCTGGCCGTCGATCTTGCCCTGGAATGCAGCTGGGCCTCTACGCATTGGAGCTAGCCGTTGCCCAGCTAATCCATTGCTTCAACTGGACATTGCCCGACGGCATGAAACCGTCCGAGCTTGACATGAACGATGTCTTCGGACTCACCACTCCAAAGGCGATCCGCCTCGTCGCCATTCCGACTCCCCGTCTCCATTGCACAacagtgaggcagatccaaatctcagacggacacaacggtgattga